One window of Pseudacidobacterium ailaaui genomic DNA carries:
- a CDS encoding regulatory protein RecX — MSSHPLYRRKLPLDEAGLYEYAISALGRRMRTVAELKRLMRSRVEEGESGEAKLRAVIERLKAQRYLDDTDFATEYARLRQENSSFGKRRVRLDLAQRGIHADVIARTLDAAYENVNEEELARRHLERKRVRKPGNEKEAARIMRMLIRAGFSSSTIFKILKNWAVDEDLLSRLDNTAEND; from the coding sequence ATGTCATCCCATCCTCTCTATCGCAGAAAGCTGCCGCTGGATGAAGCTGGCCTGTATGAATACGCCATCAGCGCCCTGGGTCGTCGGATGCGCACAGTGGCCGAACTCAAGCGCCTGATGCGCAGCCGCGTGGAAGAGGGCGAGTCTGGCGAAGCAAAGCTTCGCGCTGTTATTGAGCGGCTGAAAGCGCAGCGCTATCTGGACGATACGGATTTTGCCACAGAATACGCCCGACTGCGACAGGAAAATTCCAGTTTCGGCAAGCGCCGCGTGCGCCTGGACCTTGCCCAAAGAGGCATCCATGCAGATGTTATTGCTCGCACTCTCGATGCTGCCTACGAAAACGTGAATGAAGAAGAATTGGCGCGCAGACATCTAGAGCGCAAGCGCGTCCGCAAGCCTGGTAATGAAAAAGAGGCGGCCAGGATCATGAGAATGCTCATCCGGGCAGGCTTTTCTTCCAGCACAATTTTTAAAATCCTGAAAAACTGGGCGGTGGATGAGGACCTTCTCTCCCGGCTGGATAACACGGCTGAAAATGATTAG
- a CDS encoding daunorubicin resistance protein DrrA family ABC transporter ATP-binding protein, which translates to MIRVQNLVKTFGEFTAVQDVSFEVQQGEIFAFLGPNGAGKTTTIKMLTTLLQPTSGKIELDGLDPARQQKEARKRFGIVFQDPSLDGEQTAYENMELHGILYHVPRKVRAERIERLLKQFELWDRRNDFVKQFSGGMKRRLEIARGLLHTPKILFLDEPTLGLDPQSRNQLWTHVKKMNETEKTTVFLTTHYMDEADRVAHRIAIIDHGRIIAQGTAAELKDRTGSDSLEGAFLALTGESLRDENASSADAMRTVARMWGR; encoded by the coding sequence ATGATCCGGGTGCAGAATCTGGTAAAAACCTTTGGAGAATTTACTGCCGTCCAGGACGTTTCCTTTGAAGTGCAGCAGGGAGAGATTTTTGCCTTTCTGGGGCCAAATGGGGCGGGCAAGACGACGACCATCAAGATGCTGACAACGTTGCTGCAGCCAACCAGCGGCAAAATTGAACTGGACGGTCTGGATCCCGCTCGGCAACAGAAGGAAGCCAGAAAGCGTTTTGGGATCGTCTTTCAGGACCCAAGCCTGGATGGGGAGCAGACCGCCTACGAGAATATGGAGCTGCATGGCATCCTTTACCATGTGCCGCGCAAGGTCCGGGCGGAGCGCATCGAAAGGTTGCTGAAACAGTTTGAACTATGGGACAGGCGCAATGATTTTGTAAAACAATTCTCCGGAGGAATGAAGCGCCGCCTGGAAATTGCCCGCGGACTTCTGCATACGCCTAAAATCCTTTTTCTGGATGAACCGACGCTCGGGTTGGATCCACAGAGCCGCAACCAGCTCTGGACGCACGTGAAAAAGATGAATGAGACCGAGAAGACCACGGTCTTTCTTACTACGCATTACATGGATGAGGCCGACCGCGTGGCCCATCGAATCGCGATTATTGATCATGGCAGGATCATTGCCCAGGGAACTGCGGCCGAGCTGAAAGACAGGACCGGAAGCGATTCCCTGGAAGGTGCATTTCTGGCGCTGACGGGTGAGTCGCTGCGAGATGAAAATGCAAGCTCCGCAGATGCCATGCGAACGGTAGCCAGAATGTGGGGGAGATAG
- a CDS encoding arsenic transporter, with protein MVFLVWGICLASIVLMLLRPKRIAEYVWVCGGALLLVVTGLLSWRNAIQAVYEGLDVYLFLTGMMLLAEMARYEGVFDWVAGIAVQHADRSAKRLFLLMYLAGTVVTVLLSNDATAVVLTPAVLAAVRRARVEPRPYLLSCAFIANAASFVLPISNPANLVIFGKKLPALLPWLRMFLLPSIVSIIVTYCILRIIEKKDLQEQVAPLTQRMELSGGGRMTLACICIAGLALLMASGFGRPLGAPTCAVGGLALGLLALRDRKAPATIVKSVSWSVLLLVAGLFTIVEALNQAGMLSMTQRGLNWLMQLPDGWGKLVAGSSVALLSNIMNNLPVGLASGTALQQLRSPGMLIHAALIGIDLGPNLSVTGSLATILWLIALRREKVEITPGQFLKAGALLMPVSLLLSLLVLR; from the coding sequence ATGGTTTTTCTTGTATGGGGTATTTGTCTGGCCAGTATCGTTCTCATGCTGTTGCGGCCCAAGAGGATTGCGGAATATGTCTGGGTCTGCGGTGGGGCGCTGCTGCTGGTAGTGACAGGGCTTTTATCCTGGCGGAACGCAATCCAAGCAGTATATGAAGGGTTGGATGTCTATCTCTTTCTGACCGGTATGATGTTGCTGGCAGAGATGGCCCGCTACGAGGGTGTGTTTGACTGGGTGGCCGGTATCGCCGTGCAACATGCAGATCGCTCTGCCAAGCGGCTGTTTCTTCTGATGTATCTGGCTGGCACCGTGGTCACGGTCCTTCTTTCCAACGATGCTACGGCTGTTGTGCTGACCCCCGCAGTGTTGGCAGCGGTGCGGCGCGCACGGGTAGAGCCGAGGCCTTACCTGCTGAGCTGCGCTTTTATCGCGAATGCGGCAAGTTTTGTGCTGCCAATTTCGAACCCGGCCAATCTGGTGATTTTCGGCAAAAAGCTGCCTGCACTCCTGCCCTGGCTGCGCATGTTTCTGTTGCCTTCAATTGTATCCATTATTGTTACATATTGTATTCTGCGCATCATAGAGAAAAAAGACCTACAAGAACAGGTTGCGCCATTGACGCAGCGTATGGAGCTGTCTGGCGGAGGGCGGATGACGCTCGCATGCATTTGCATCGCTGGGTTGGCACTCCTGATGGCCTCCGGATTCGGGCGGCCTCTTGGCGCTCCGACATGTGCAGTGGGAGGTCTGGCCCTGGGGCTTCTTGCATTGCGCGATCGAAAAGCTCCGGCGACCATTGTGAAGAGTGTTTCCTGGAGTGTGCTGCTGCTGGTTGCCGGACTGTTTACGATTGTGGAGGCACTGAACCAGGCAGGGATGCTTTCCATGACGCAGCGTGGTCTCAACTGGCTCATGCAGCTTCCGGATGGGTGGGGAAAACTGGTTGCCGGAAGTTCCGTGGCTTTGCTTTCCAATATCATGAATAACCTTCCGGTGGGGCTGGCCAGCGGGACGGCGCTGCAGCAATTGCGTAGTCCGGGGATGCTGATACACGCAGCATTGATCGGGATTGACCTGGGGCCGAATCTTTCTGTGACGGGTTCTTTGGCCACGATTCTCTGGCTGATTGCGTTGCGGAGAGAAAAGGTTGAAATCACCCCGGGCCAATTCCTGAAGGCTGGAGCACTGCTGATGCCGGTGTCCTTGCTCTTAAGCCTGCTGGTATTGCGCTGA